The genomic segment GAAACTCGGCTCTGTTAAGAAGCGCTTTTAGTCCCGGGTCTTCTTTTGCTTTCATAAGCTTTTCCGGGTTGATGGCTACGACGAGTGATTTCTTCTTGTCTTCGATGTTGCGAAAGACTTTAGGAATTAACTCGTCGTAGTTTTCGGTGTTGACTTGAACGCCAAGAATGGTCTCTTTCATATAGAAGAAAGTCCTTTGTTCTTGCCATCGCCGAGCTTAAAGAAACGGAATCCGGCTTGTTCCCACTTGTCTCGGTTGAGTGCGTTTTTCGTATCGAGTACGAGTGGCTTGGTGTCGCCAGTGTTCACTGTTTCCGGATTAAGGTTTTTAAATTCCGTATGATCCGTCGTCAGGATAATTAGGTCGACGTCTTGAAGTGCTTCGCCTAGTGATGCACGTTGGGTCGGGTGTTGCAGTTCTTTGATATGTGGATCAAATGACGTTACTTGTAGATTCAAGTTTTGAAGTTCTTTAATGACTTCCGTCGAAGGGCTTTCTCGCAGATCGTCAACGTCAGCTTTGAATGCAAGACCTAGTACTGCGACGTTACCGCCCTGGATGCCATGCTGTTCGAGAAGTGCTTGTGCTTTTTGCGCTGTGAATTTCGGCATGCCATTGTTCGTTAGGCGCGATTTCTTAATGATATCCGAGTTTTCCGGGCTTAATTCCACAAGGAACCAAGGATCTACTGCGATACAATGTCCGCCTACACCAGGTCCTGGCGTATGGATGTTAACGCGCGGGTGGAAATTGGCAAAGCGAATAGCTTCCCATATGTCGACGTCGATTGTTTCAGCGATTTTTGCGAGTTCATTGGCAAACGCGATGTTAACGTCACGGTAGGTGTTTTCCATTACTTTGACGAGCTCCGCTGTTGTTGCGTCAGTTAGGTGGATTTCCCCTTGGACGAATGTTTGGTATAGCTCTTTTGTCATCTCTGCGGATTCAGTTGTAATGCCGCCGACGATACGGTCGTTGTTAATGAGTTCTTCGAAAATCTTGCCTGGAATGACGCGCTCTGGTGAGTGTGAGACGAATAGATCGACGCCTAATTCTAGGTTTGACTTGCGAAGCTCAGGCAACATAACATTTTCTACTGTTTTTGGTGGCACTGTTGATTCGAGAATGACCAGTGCCCCTTTTTTTAGGTAAGGGACGATTGACGCTGTTGCTTTACGGATGTACTCCAAGTTTGCTGTGTTGTCCGGGTTGATTGGTGATGGGACAGCCACGATGTAGACGTCTGCTTCGACGGGTTGTGTTGAAACCGTGAAGTACCCTTTGTCGATTGCTTCTTCAAGACGCTCTTGAAGCCCGTTCTCTTCTATATGAAGTTGTTTGTTTGCGATCATGTTAACTGCTTTTTCGTTGACGTCCATACCGTGTACGCGGACGCCACTGTTGGCGAACATTACTGCTGTTGGTAGGCCTATGTAGCCTAGTCCGATGACGCATATATTTTTATTCATAGTGGTTTTCATAGTAGTTTTCCTCTTTTCTAGGAGTTCTTCATGGCGGTTCAATGTG from the Sporosarcina psychrophila genome contains:
- a CDS encoding nucleotide sugar dehydrogenase translates to MNKNICVIGLGYIGLPTAVMFANSGVRVHGMDVNEKAVNMIANKQLHIEENGLQERLEEAIDKGYFTVSTQPVEADVYIVAVPSPINPDNTANLEYIRKATASIVPYLKKGALVILESTVPPKTVENVMLPELRKSNLELGVDLFVSHSPERVIPGKIFEELINNDRIVGGITTESAEMTKELYQTFVQGEIHLTDATTAELVKVMENTYRDVNIAFANELAKIAETIDVDIWEAIRFANFHPRVNIHTPGPGVGGHCIAVDPWFLVELSPENSDIIKKSRLTNNGMPKFTAQKAQALLEQHGIQGGNVAVLGLAFKADVDDLRESPSTEVIKELQNLNLQVTSFDPHIKELQHPTQRASLGEALQDVDLIILTTDHTEFKNLNPETVNTGDTKPLVLDTKNALNRDKWEQAGFRFFKLGDGKNKGLSSI